The following proteins are encoded in a genomic region of Enterocloster clostridioformis:
- a CDS encoding deoxyribose-phosphate aldolase, whose amino-acid sequence MVQATMRRYNEIADKKDRGMTKEEILVHAGHTLLKAVSTRDEIQTLCEEAIENRTASVCIPPGYVKRVSNAYGDKPNVCTVIGFPLGYNITETKVYGTRRVLADGAGEVDMVVILGDVKKGEFSRITREIEAVKTAAGRQEPIDSVFKPY is encoded by the coding sequence ATGGTTCAGGCGACAATGAGAAGATATAATGAAATTGCAGACAAAAAGGACAGGGGGATGACAAAGGAAGAGATTTTGGTCCATGCGGGCCATACGCTGTTAAAGGCAGTCTCAACCCGGGATGAGATACAGACACTCTGTGAGGAAGCCATTGAAAACCGCACGGCTTCGGTCTGTATCCCTCCCGGCTATGTTAAGCGGGTATCAAATGCTTATGGGGACAAGCCGAATGTGTGCACGGTCATTGGTTTTCCGCTGGGATATAATATCACGGAAACAAAGGTTTACGGAACCCGGAGGGTCCTGGCGGACGGAGCCGGGGAAGTGGATATGGTGGTAATCTTAGGCGATGTGAAAAAAGGTGAGTTCTCCAGGATCACCCGTGAAATCGAGGCAGTTAAAACGGCAGCCGGGAGGCAGGAACCCATTGATTCGGTATTCAAACCATATTAA
- a CDS encoding ABC transporter substrate-binding protein, which translates to MKKRRLIPVLCAAAVAVSLAGCSGGSGSATDKGADTQATKAEAGAEKGKDEDSGAKKEEGGAASKDEKLIIYSPLTESMIDSMLAMFEEDTGIDAECLAMGTGDALKRIQTEADNPQADILWSGTIGTVKNKSEYFADYTTSNEDAFYDEYKNTEGNLTRFDTIPSVIMVNTDLIGDIRMEGYEDLLNPELKGRIAFADPAASSSSFEHLVNMLYAMGGGNPDNGWDYVKQFCAQLDGKLLGGSSAVYKGVADGEYTVGLTFEQGSAQYVGAGAPVKTVYMSEGVIFRGDGVYIIKGCPNESNAQKFVDWLTSKDVQEFMNNTQYRRTIRKDVEAGDAMAPMDQIKVIQDDETDTAAHKSEWLDEFKELFTE; encoded by the coding sequence ATGAAAAAAAGAAGATTAATCCCGGTTTTATGCGCGGCGGCAGTGGCTGTCAGCCTGGCTGGCTGTTCAGGCGGTTCAGGTTCCGCCACAGATAAAGGCGCGGATACCCAGGCGACCAAGGCTGAGGCCGGTGCAGAGAAAGGAAAGGATGAGGACAGCGGAGCGAAGAAGGAAGAGGGAGGAGCTGCTTCCAAGGATGAGAAGCTCATAATTTACAGCCCCCTTACAGAGTCCATGATTGATTCCATGCTGGCCATGTTTGAGGAGGACACCGGTATTGACGCTGAGTGCCTGGCCATGGGTACCGGCGACGCGTTAAAGAGAATCCAGACAGAAGCAGACAATCCCCAGGCGGATATCCTCTGGTCAGGAACCATCGGAACCGTAAAGAACAAGAGCGAGTATTTTGCGGATTACACAACATCCAACGAGGACGCGTTCTATGATGAATACAAGAATACAGAGGGCAATCTGACACGCTTTGATACCATTCCATCGGTTATCATGGTGAACACGGACCTGATTGGCGATATCAGGATGGAAGGATATGAGGACCTGCTGAATCCTGAATTAAAGGGCAGAATTGCCTTTGCGGACCCGGCCGCGTCTTCTTCCTCCTTCGAGCATCTGGTAAACATGCTCTATGCAATGGGCGGCGGCAATCCTGACAATGGATGGGACTATGTAAAACAGTTCTGTGCACAGTTGGACGGAAAGCTCTTAGGCGGTTCCTCCGCGGTTTATAAGGGCGTTGCGGACGGAGAGTACACCGTGGGACTTACCTTCGAGCAGGGTTCCGCGCAGTATGTGGGCGCAGGCGCGCCTGTTAAGACAGTCTATATGAGTGAAGGTGTTATCTTCCGAGGCGACGGCGTATACATCATCAAGGGCTGCCCCAATGAATCAAATGCCCAGAAGTTCGTGGACTGGCTCACAAGCAAGGATGTACAGGAATTCATGAACAATACCCAGTACAGAAGAACCATCCGCAAGGATGTGGAGGCAGGAGACGCCATGGCTCCCATGGATCAGATTAAGGTAATCCAGGATGACGAGACAGACACGGCGGCACACAAGTCTGAATGGCTGGATGAGTTCAAGGAGCTGTTTACAGAGTAA
- a CDS encoding ABC transporter ATP-binding protein produces MSVSIGIDNVAKKYGDMTIIPDLSAFIKNGEFFTLLGPSGCGKTTLLRMIAGFNSIEGGSIKFDGKVINDIPAQKRNIGMVFQSYAIFPHLTVRQNVEYGLKIRKVPKEHMKERVDEILKAVKIDEYQDRLPERLSGGQQQRVALARAIVIHPQVLLMDEPLSNLDAKLRIEMRSAIRDVQKQVGITTVYVTHDQEEALAISDRVAVMKLGVIQQIGSPQDIYARPCNAFVSTFIGHSNLFFGTIRKQGGVPSVVFEGGYHVEMPNLVDTVTEGQRVVVSVRPEEFSLNREGMDCEIISRTFLGKYTNYFLRFGEGMVLEDQPSIEYSQDLGHVDRIFAVGEKIRLRPNPNKINVFTQDMEQSLIKDVKRYDE; encoded by the coding sequence ATGAGTGTTTCAATTGGAATCGACAATGTGGCGAAAAAATATGGGGACATGACTATCATACCGGACTTGTCCGCTTTTATAAAAAATGGGGAATTCTTCACCCTCCTGGGGCCATCCGGATGCGGCAAGACCACTCTGCTGCGCATGATTGCCGGGTTTAACAGTATCGAAGGGGGGAGCATCAAATTTGACGGCAAGGTCATCAACGATATTCCGGCCCAGAAAAGGAACATCGGCATGGTGTTCCAGAGCTATGCCATCTTCCCCCATCTGACGGTCCGCCAGAACGTGGAATATGGCCTGAAAATCCGCAAGGTGCCAAAGGAGCACATGAAGGAGCGTGTGGATGAAATCCTGAAGGCGGTAAAAATCGACGAATATCAGGACCGTCTGCCGGAGCGCCTGTCCGGCGGCCAGCAGCAGAGAGTGGCCCTGGCCAGGGCCATTGTCATCCATCCCCAGGTGCTTCTCATGGATGAGCCGCTGTCCAATCTGGATGCCAAGCTGCGTATCGAGATGCGAAGCGCCATTCGGGATGTGCAGAAGCAGGTGGGCATTACCACTGTTTACGTGACCCACGACCAGGAGGAAGCCCTTGCCATTTCAGACAGGGTTGCGGTCATGAAGCTGGGGGTGATTCAGCAGATTGGAAGTCCCCAGGACATCTATGCAAGGCCCTGCAATGCATTTGTATCCACCTTCATCGGCCATTCCAATCTCTTTTTCGGAACCATAAGAAAGCAAGGGGGTGTGCCCTCCGTTGTGTTTGAGGGCGGATACCATGTGGAGATGCCAAATCTTGTGGATACGGTGACGGAGGGCCAAAGGGTAGTGGTATCTGTCCGCCCTGAGGAATTCTCGCTGAATCGGGAAGGCATGGATTGCGAAATCATCAGCAGGACCTTCCTGGGCAAATATACCAACTACTTTCTGCGCTTCGGAGAGGGTATGGTGCTGGAGGACCAGCCAAGCATCGAGTACTCTCAGGATTTGGGCCATGTGGACCGTATATTCGCGGTGGGAGAAAAGATACGCCTTAGACCGAACCCCAATAAAATCAACGTGTTCACCCAGGACATGGAACAGAGTCTGATAAAGGATGTGAAGAGATATGACGAATAA
- a CDS encoding M23 family metallopeptidase: MRFFRMLREHLHISAKTVIYGEMLVLSLLCLSIFLFKTDPGQAVISQASRLAGYMNPLENTDSADPDNTETDKKADKNKDYIKWVDFGVTSEAMNQAFRLDVDTCRSDIHLNWVDLLAYLGTRYGGDFSKYKPEHMTAVAEKLKNGETTMEELTKDMKYYSYYRQAYGAVLDGMVGQFEAEIPASEAPAAYLPSGVAGGAPGDPATVWVTKYGLKAFSPIAKGFPYSDFDDFGVARSYGFKRQHLGHDMMGQVGTPVVAVESGYVEALGWNQYGGWRLGIRSFDHKRYYYYAHLRKNYPYQSGLEVGSVVQAGDVIGYLGRTGYSRTENTNNIDDPHLHFGLELIFDESQKDSNNEIWVSCYELVKFLNLNRCETVKVEGTKEWKRVYGIKDPSVPAQPATPSQPTEPPQS, from the coding sequence ATGAGATTCTTCCGAATGCTCCGGGAGCATTTACATATCAGTGCAAAGACAGTGATTTACGGGGAAATGCTGGTGCTAAGCCTGCTGTGTCTCAGCATATTCCTTTTTAAAACAGATCCGGGCCAGGCAGTCATAAGCCAGGCATCCAGGCTGGCCGGATACATGAATCCCCTGGAAAACACGGACAGCGCGGACCCGGACAATACAGAGACAGATAAGAAAGCGGATAAAAATAAGGATTATATCAAATGGGTGGACTTTGGTGTCACCTCAGAGGCAATGAACCAGGCATTCCGCCTTGACGTGGACACATGCCGATCTGACATCCATCTGAACTGGGTGGATTTACTGGCCTATCTGGGTACCCGTTACGGCGGAGACTTTTCCAAATATAAGCCGGAACACATGACCGCGGTGGCTGAAAAGCTGAAAAACGGCGAAACCACCATGGAAGAATTGACAAAAGACATGAAGTATTACTCGTATTACCGCCAGGCTTACGGGGCTGTATTAGACGGCATGGTAGGCCAGTTTGAGGCAGAGATACCGGCAAGCGAGGCCCCTGCCGCTTATCTTCCCTCAGGCGTGGCAGGGGGAGCCCCCGGAGATCCCGCCACGGTCTGGGTGACAAAATACGGACTCAAGGCATTTTCCCCCATCGCCAAAGGATTTCCCTACAGTGATTTTGACGACTTCGGCGTGGCCCGCAGCTATGGCTTCAAGCGCCAGCACCTGGGCCACGACATGATGGGCCAGGTGGGGACTCCGGTGGTTGCCGTGGAATCCGGCTATGTGGAAGCCCTGGGCTGGAACCAGTATGGCGGATGGAGGCTGGGAATACGCAGCTTTGACCACAAACGCTACTACTATTACGCCCATCTGCGCAAGAATTACCCCTACCAGTCCGGCCTGGAGGTGGGCAGCGTGGTGCAGGCCGGGGATGTCATAGGCTATCTGGGGCGCACCGGTTACAGCCGCACGGAGAACACCAACAACATCGACGACCCCCATCTCCACTTTGGCCTGGAACTTATATTCGATGAATCCCAAAAGGACAGCAACAATGAAATCTGGGTCAGCTGTTATGAACTGGTAAAATTCCTGAATCTGAACCGCTGCGAGACGGTGAAGGTGGAGGGCACTAAGGAATGGAAGCGAGTGTACGGCATCAAGGACCCGTCGGTACCGGCTCAGCCGGCTACGCCGTCCCAGCCCACAGAGCCGCCCCAATCATAA
- a CDS encoding LacI family DNA-binding transcriptional regulator has product MKQVIIKDIAREAGVFIASVSRALNGMDGISEKKRSRILRVCERLSYTPNGLARSLVKRRTQTIGIIMPDIMSPFYSELMVKASDAAHKRGYQVLLCNSFRELRAERDYLKLLAEHQVEGILIFPIGPRSTESMSEFIHNVPMVALNELTGQCGIPYVCADEEQAGSIAVVKNMPFASRAGTSNMLQISTELEEAAQVENAGFPRRFFKIVFPLSKGGMISGFMLVFISIMKELDLIVILMTPSQQTLPYMAYAYSAENLIQLSSAVTIVMFVLVFFVYWFANTFTDADITKGF; this is encoded by the coding sequence ATGAAACAAGTAATAATCAAAGATATTGCAAGAGAGGCAGGGGTATTCATCGCCTCTGTATCCAGGGCGTTAAACGGGATGGACGGCATCAGCGAGAAAAAACGCAGCCGGATATTGCGGGTATGTGAACGGCTCTCCTACACCCCCAACGGATTGGCCAGGAGTCTTGTAAAGCGCAGGACCCAGACCATAGGCATCATCATGCCGGATATCATGAGTCCTTTTTACTCCGAACTCATGGTGAAGGCGTCGGACGCAGCTCACAAGAGGGGGTATCAGGTGCTGCTGTGCAACAGCTTCCGGGAACTGAGGGCAGAGAGGGATTATCTGAAGCTTCTGGCAGAACACCAGGTGGAGGGAATCCTGATATTTCCCATTGGTCCAAGGAGCACGGAGAGCATGAGTGAGTTCATTCACAACGTGCCCATGGTGGCCCTCAATGAGCTTACGGGCCAGTGCGGGATTCCCTATGTCTGCGCCGACGAGGAGCAGGCCGGCAGTATCGCGGTGGTGAAAAACATGCCCTTTGCCTCCAGGGCAGGAACGTCCAATATGCTCCAGATCAGCACGGAGCTGGAGGAAGCCGCCCAGGTGGAAAACGCGGGGTTCCCGCGCAGGTTCTTTAAGATTGTGTTCCCCCTGTCAAAGGGCGGCATGATAAGCGGATTCATGCTGGTATTCATCAGCATCATGAAGGAACTGGACCTGATAGTCATACTCATGACGCCCAGCCAGCAGACGCTGCCCTATATGGCGTACGCCTATTCGGCGGAAAATCTGATTCAGCTGTCCAGTGCAGTGACCATCGTTATGTTTGTGCTGGTATTCTTCGTCTACTGGTTTGCAAATACCTTTACGGACGCGGACATCACCAAGGGCTTTTAA
- a CDS encoding ABC transporter ATP-binding protein: MSRIELRGINKYYGKNHVLKDISLVIEDGEFMTLLGPSGCGKTTTLRVAAGLEKPQKGYMYMGDREIVNAPEKFYEEPGKRHLNLVFQSYALWPHMTVFDNAAFGLKVAKVPKEEIRKKVENALKRMRIEAFIDRYPSELSGGQQQRVAIARAIVSEPEVLLLDEPLSNLDAKLRIEMRSEIKRLHQELGTTIIYVTHDQTEALTMSTKVAIFFEGVLEQVAPPMELYQNPASLRVADFIGNPKVNFLPGKARVSGDAMTVESVLGTVTFDKKSFTGEAPGDGSFEAVVGVRPELAEILDGPAEGSIEAEVYSVMPAGSETTIYLEVGGERILYRTMCSWWGMRRETVRPRRTTGYTIILSW, encoded by the coding sequence ATGAGCAGAATTGAATTAAGAGGAATCAATAAATATTATGGCAAGAACCATGTGTTAAAGGACATCAGCCTGGTGATTGAGGACGGGGAGTTTATGACCCTGTTAGGACCGTCAGGCTGCGGCAAGACCACCACCCTGCGCGTGGCGGCCGGCCTGGAGAAACCCCAGAAAGGGTATATGTACATGGGGGACAGGGAGATTGTCAACGCGCCTGAAAAGTTTTATGAGGAACCGGGAAAACGCCATCTTAACCTGGTGTTCCAGTCCTATGCCCTTTGGCCCCACATGACGGTATTTGACAATGCGGCCTTTGGCCTTAAGGTGGCAAAGGTGCCCAAGGAGGAGATACGAAAGAAGGTGGAAAACGCCTTAAAGCGCATGAGGATTGAGGCGTTCATTGACCGGTACCCATCGGAACTGTCCGGCGGACAGCAGCAGCGCGTGGCCATAGCCAGGGCCATTGTGTCGGAGCCGGAGGTGCTGCTTTTAGATGAGCCGCTGTCCAACCTGGACGCCAAGCTGAGAATTGAGATGAGAAGTGAAATCAAACGGCTCCATCAGGAGTTAGGCACCACCATTATCTATGTGACCCATGACCAGACAGAGGCCCTGACCATGTCTACCAAGGTAGCCATTTTCTTTGAGGGCGTACTGGAGCAGGTGGCGCCTCCCATGGAGCTGTACCAAAACCCCGCCTCCCTGCGGGTGGCTGATTTTATCGGCAATCCAAAGGTGAATTTCCTTCCGGGAAAGGCCAGGGTGTCGGGAGATGCCATGACCGTGGAATCCGTATTGGGAACCGTGACCTTTGATAAGAAGTCCTTTACCGGGGAAGCTCCCGGCGACGGCAGCTTTGAGGCGGTGGTCGGGGTGAGACCGGAGCTGGCGGAGATACTGGACGGACCGGCAGAGGGCAGCATAGAAGCGGAAGTATACTCCGTGATGCCCGCCGGCTCAGAGACAACCATTTACCTGGAAGTGGGCGGGGAGCGCATCCTGTACCGGACCATGTGCTCATGGTGGGGGATGCGCCGGGAGACTGTGAGGCCGCGGCGGACAACGGGGTATACTATTATCCTATCCTGGTAA
- a CDS encoding iron-containing alcohol dehydrogenase: protein MENFEFFTPTRMIFGKNTHQQVGKIVKEYGFKKVLVHFGGASARKSGLLDAVTGALEAEGIQYVTLGGVQANPTLAKAKEGIELCLREGVDLVLAVGGGSVIDSAKCIADGAGNPDADVWTYFRQEAVPARALPVGVILTLSASGSEMSASCVITNEENGFKRGFNSVTHRPLFSICNPELTCTVSKYQTACGTVDIMMHTLERYFSRTRDTELTDRIAEALLKSTVEAGRIADKEPDNYEARAALMWGGSLSHNGLTGAGRDFFMQVHQLEHELSGMYPSIAHGAGLAALWPSWARFVCPGDVNRFARYAVRVWNIDMDFDCPMNTALAGIRATEDFYKSLGMPSSLKELGVEEERLEEMAEKCTNMGKRTLPGIRELGKEEMMEIYRMAMGE from the coding sequence ATGGAGAATTTTGAGTTTTTCACACCAACCAGGATGATATTTGGTAAGAATACCCATCAGCAGGTAGGAAAGATTGTAAAGGAATACGGATTTAAGAAGGTGCTGGTGCATTTCGGAGGGGCCAGCGCAAGGAAGTCCGGACTTCTGGACGCGGTTACAGGAGCCCTTGAGGCAGAGGGAATACAGTATGTGACGCTGGGAGGCGTACAGGCTAATCCCACTCTGGCAAAGGCAAAAGAGGGAATAGAACTGTGTCTTAGGGAGGGCGTGGACCTGGTGCTTGCTGTTGGAGGAGGCAGCGTGATTGACTCAGCCAAGTGCATAGCGGACGGCGCGGGAAACCCGGATGCGGACGTGTGGACCTATTTCCGCCAGGAGGCTGTGCCGGCCAGGGCATTGCCGGTGGGCGTCATTCTGACGCTTTCTGCCTCCGGCAGCGAGATGAGCGCATCCTGTGTCATCACAAATGAGGAAAATGGATTTAAGCGTGGCTTTAACAGCGTGACCCACCGCCCCCTGTTTTCCATCTGCAACCCGGAGCTGACCTGTACGGTAAGCAAATACCAGACAGCCTGCGGTACGGTGGATATCATGATGCACACCCTGGAGCGGTATTTCAGCAGGACCAGGGACACGGAACTGACGGACCGCATAGCCGAGGCATTGTTAAAGTCCACGGTGGAGGCGGGCAGGATTGCCGATAAAGAGCCGGATAACTATGAAGCCAGGGCCGCTCTTATGTGGGGAGGCAGCCTTTCCCATAACGGACTGACAGGAGCGGGGAGGGATTTCTTTATGCAGGTGCACCAGCTGGAGCACGAGCTTTCCGGCATGTACCCGTCCATTGCCCACGGAGCAGGTCTGGCAGCCCTGTGGCCGTCCTGGGCCAGGTTTGTGTGCCCCGGCGATGTGAACCGCTTTGCCCGGTATGCGGTCCGGGTGTGGAACATAGACATGGATTTTGACTGCCCTATGAACACGGCTCTGGCAGGAATCCGGGCCACGGAGGATTTCTATAAGAGCCTGGGTATGCCGTCCTCCTTAAAAGAACTTGGTGTGGAGGAAGAACGCCTGGAAGAGATGGCCGAGAAGTGCACCAACATGGGCAAGCGCACCCTGCCGGGCATCCGGGAACTGGGCAAGGAAGAAATGATGGAAATTTACAGGATGGCTATGGGAGAATAA
- a CDS encoding nitroreductase family protein, translating into MDAINSRRSIRRFSDREIPHDIICKIIESGIKAPSSKNRQPWKFMVIQGQAKEEMLRAFRAGIQREKSGRAMLPESSRHLRGAEYTVQIMEQAPVVIFVLNPLGKGLFAPLNDEDRIYELCNIQSVSAAIENMLLEATDLGIGSLWICDIFFAYEELCGWMDCGGELVAAVAFGYPEESPSPRPRKGFEDVVVWRR; encoded by the coding sequence ATGGACGCAATTAACAGCCGCAGGAGTATACGCAGGTTCTCAGACAGGGAAATACCGCATGATATTATCTGTAAAATTATAGAAAGCGGGATAAAGGCTCCCTCGTCCAAGAACAGACAGCCGTGGAAATTTATGGTCATCCAGGGACAGGCAAAGGAAGAAATGTTGAGGGCGTTTCGGGCCGGCATCCAGAGGGAAAAGTCAGGCAGAGCCATGCTGCCGGAAAGCAGCAGGCACCTGAGAGGCGCGGAGTACACGGTCCAAATCATGGAACAGGCGCCGGTGGTCATATTTGTCCTGAATCCCCTGGGAAAAGGGCTGTTTGCTCCCCTGAATGACGAGGACAGGATTTATGAGCTCTGTAATATCCAGTCTGTCAGCGCGGCAATTGAGAATATGCTTTTGGAAGCAACGGATTTGGGAATCGGAAGTCTGTGGATCTGCGATATATTCTTTGCCTATGAGGAGCTGTGCGGATGGATGGACTGCGGGGGTGAGCTGGTGGCAGCCGTGGCCTTCGGCTATCCGGAGGAGTCGCCGTCACCCAGGCCCCGAAAAGGGTTTGAGGACGTGGTGGTCTGGAGACGATGA
- the ltrA gene encoding group II intron reverse transcriptase/maturase, which produces METGHGIKYRQLHIEDYLREIPAEQGRETGEYAHERITGNPDTNTDFRTDNLLDTILRSDNLNAAYKKVKTNKGVGGIDGMQVDELLPYLREHQSELVEQVREGKYKPNPVRRVEIPKEEKGKTRKLGIPTVVDRVIQQAIAQELTPLYEEQFSDNSIGFRPGRGAHDALERCRKYINEGYVYVVSMDLQSYFDTVNHSKLIEVLSRTVKDGRVISLIHKYLKAGVMEDGGFHATTEGVPQGGPLSPLCGNVMLNELDKELERRGHKYVRYADDCLILCKSRKSAERTMENIVPFITGKVFLKVNLQKTTVSHVSKIKYLGYGFYRHKGKCRMRIHPKSVAKMKNRIRELTTRGNKWSNQEREEKRRSYARGWINYYRYADMKSLMEQTDEWLRHRIRAVYWKQWKKVRTRYKMLRALHLPEWKVHEMANCRKGVWRAAGMLNSALTKRIIVDRLGYPDMTAHYLKVRVNY; this is translated from the coding sequence ATGGAAACCGGACATGGAATTAAGTACAGACAACTTCATATTGAGGACTACCTGCGAGAGATACCTGCGGAACAGGGAAGGGAAACAGGAGAGTACGCCCATGAAAGGATTACCGGGAACCCCGACACCAACACGGACTTTCGGACGGACAACCTGCTAGATACGATTCTTAGAAGCGACAATCTAAATGCCGCCTATAAGAAGGTCAAAACGAACAAAGGCGTTGGTGGGATTGACGGAATGCAGGTGGATGAACTTCTACCCTACCTGAGAGAACACCAGTCCGAATTGGTCGAGCAGGTGAGGGAAGGCAAATACAAGCCAAACCCAGTCCGAAGGGTAGAAATACCCAAAGAGGAGAAAGGAAAAACAAGGAAACTGGGGATACCCACAGTGGTAGACAGGGTAATCCAACAGGCAATCGCACAGGAACTGACGCCCTTATATGAAGAACAGTTCTCTGACAACAGCATCGGATTCCGTCCCGGCAGAGGGGCGCATGACGCACTGGAAAGATGTAGGAAATATATCAACGAAGGATATGTCTACGTGGTCAGCATGGATTTACAATCCTACTTTGACACGGTGAACCACAGCAAGCTGATAGAGGTGCTGTCGAGGACGGTGAAGGACGGGAGGGTAATCTCGCTGATACACAAGTACCTGAAAGCCGGAGTAATGGAGGACGGAGGATTTCACGCAACGACCGAGGGCGTGCCGCAGGGAGGCCCGCTAAGTCCCTTATGTGGAAATGTCATGCTGAATGAGTTGGACAAGGAACTGGAGCGCAGGGGACACAAGTATGTGAGGTATGCGGATGACTGCCTGATTCTGTGCAAAAGCAGGAAAAGCGCAGAGAGGACAATGGAAAACATTGTGCCATTCATCACAGGAAAAGTGTTTCTGAAAGTCAATCTTCAGAAAACGACAGTGAGCCACGTCAGCAAGATAAAATACCTGGGCTACGGCTTTTACCGGCATAAAGGGAAATGCCGCATGAGGATACACCCGAAGTCGGTGGCAAAAATGAAGAACCGGATACGGGAGCTGACAACCAGAGGGAACAAATGGAGCAATCAGGAGAGGGAAGAAAAACGCCGAAGCTATGCAAGGGGATGGATTAACTATTATCGATATGCAGACATGAAAAGCCTGATGGAACAGACGGATGAGTGGCTGCGCCACAGAATCCGAGCGGTGTACTGGAAACAATGGAAGAAGGTACGCACAAGATATAAAATGTTGCGGGCGTTACATTTACCAGAGTGGAAGGTGCATGAGATGGCGAACTGCCGAAAGGGAGTGTGGAGAGCGGCGGGAATGCTCAACTCGGCACTCACCAAAAGAATCATAGTGGACAGACTTGGTTATCCCGATATGACTGCCCACTATCTGAAAGTCCGAGTAAACTATTGA
- the ltrA gene encoding group II intron reverse transcriptase/maturase produces the protein METGHGIKYRQLHIEDYLREIPAEQGRETGEYAHERITGNPDTNTDFRTDNLLDTILRSDNLNAAYKKVKTNKGVGGIDGMQVDELLPCLREHQSELVEQVREGKYKPNPVRRVEIPKEEKGKTRKLGIPTVVDRVIQQAIAQELTPLYEEQFSDNSIGFRPGRGAHDALERCRKYINEGYVYVVSMDLQSYFDTVNHSKLIEVLSRTVKDGRVISLIHKYLKAGVMEDGGFHATTEGVPQGGPLSPLCGNVMLNELDKELERRGHKYVRYADDCLILCKSRKSAERTMENIVPFITGKVFLKVNLQKTTVSHVSKIKYLGYGFYRHKGKCRMRIHPKSVAKMKNRIRELTTRGNKWSNQEREEKRRSYARGWINYYRYADMKSLMEQTDEWLRHRIRAVYWKQWKKVRTRYKMLRALHLPEWKVHEMANCRKGVWRAAGMLNSALTKRIIVDRLGYPDMTAHYLKVRVNY, from the coding sequence ATGGAAACCGGACATGGAATTAAGTACAGACAACTTCATATTGAGGACTACCTGCGAGAGATACCTGCGGAACAGGGAAGGGAAACAGGAGAGTACGCCCATGAAAGGATTACCGGGAACCCCGACACCAACACGGACTTTCGGACGGACAACCTGCTAGATACGATTCTTAGAAGCGACAATCTAAATGCCGCCTATAAGAAGGTCAAAACGAACAAAGGCGTTGGTGGGATTGACGGAATGCAGGTGGATGAACTTCTACCCTGCCTGAGAGAACACCAGTCCGAATTGGTCGAGCAGGTGAGGGAAGGCAAATACAAGCCAAACCCAGTCCGAAGGGTAGAAATACCCAAAGAGGAGAAAGGAAAAACAAGGAAACTGGGGATACCCACAGTGGTAGACAGGGTAATCCAACAGGCTATCGCACAGGAACTGACGCCCTTATATGAAGAACAGTTCTCTGACAACAGCATCGGATTCCGTCCCGGCAGAGGGGCGCATGACGCACTGGAAAGATGTAGGAAATATATCAACGAAGGATATGTCTACGTGGTCAGCATGGATTTACAATCCTACTTTGACACGGTGAACCACAGCAAGCTGATAGAGGTGCTGTCGAGGACGGTGAAGGACGGGAGGGTAATCTCGCTGATACACAAGTACCTGAAAGCCGGAGTAATGGAGGACGGAGGATTTCACGCAACGACCGAGGGCGTGCCGCAGGGAGGCCCGCTAAGTCCCTTATGTGGAAATGTCATGCTGAATGAGTTGGACAAGGAACTGGAGCGCAGGGGACACAAGTATGTGAGGTATGCGGATGACTGCCTGATTCTGTGCAAAAGCAGGAAAAGCGCAGAGAGGACGATGGAAAACATTGTGCCATTCATCACAGGAAAAGTGTTTCTGAAAGTCAATCTTCAGAAAACGACAGTGAGCCACGTCAGCAAGATAAAATACCTGGGCTACGGCTTTTACCGGCATAAAGGGAAATGCCGCATGAGGATACACCCGAAGTCGGTGGCAAAAATGAAGAACCGGATACGGGAGCTGACAACCAGAGGGAACAAATGGAGCAATCAGGAGAGGGAAGAAAAACGCCGAAGCTATGCAAGGGGATGGATTAACTATTATCGATATGCAGACATGAAAAGCCTGATGGAACAGACGGATGAGTGGCTGCGCCACAGAATCCGAGCGGTGTACTGGAAACAATGGAAGAAGGTACGCACAAGATATAAAATGTTGCGGGCGTTACATTTACCAGAGTGGAAGGTGCATGAGATGGCGAACTGCCGAAAGGGAGTGTGGAGAGCGGCGGGAATGCTCAACTCGGCACTCACCAAAAGAATCATAGTGGACAGACTTGGTTATCCCGATATGACTGCCCACTATCTGAAAGTCCGAGTAAACTATTGA